CCTGCTATCCCGCCGCCGGCAACAAGGACCCGAAGGGGGCGCGTTCCCGATCCGTTGGCCATGCCGGTCACCCCGAAATCTATCAGTGAATGATTCGTCTCCAGGGTCATCTATCAGTGATAGATTCGTCAACGTGACCAAGCTGAACCGTGAGATCGTCGTCTCCGAAGCGCTCGACCTGCTCGACGAGGTCGGGCTGGACATGGTCAGTACGCGGCGGCTGGCGAAGCGGCTGGGTGTCGAGCAGCCATCGCTCTATTGGTACTTCCGCACCAAGAAGGATCTCCTCGCCGCCATGGCGGAGGCGGCGATGGCACCGCATGCGGCCGCCCCGCTGCCCATGCCCGACGACGACTGGCGCGACTGGTTCCTGGACAACACGCGAAGCTTCCGGCGCACCCTGCTGATGCGCCGGGACGGCGCACGCCTCCACGCAGGCAGCACCCCCGCCAACGACCTCGACCAGATCCGCCGCAAGATGGACTTCCTGATCACCTCCGGAGTACCTGAGCGGGACGCGCAGATGGCGATGCTGACCGCCAGCCGTTTCACGGTCGGCAGTGTCCTGGAGGAGCAGGCGGACGCTGACTCTGGCGACGGCTCAGATTCACCGGCGGACATGCCCGTGATCGACTATGAGTCGGCATTTGAGGCTGGCCTGACCCTCATCTTGGACGGCCTGGTGTGCCGCACCGCGATTGGTGATAGATGACAGGGTTTGACGACAGATAGGGTCCATCCCTCCGTACGGCGCTGTCACGTTGTTGGGTGTGTGGGTGTCTGAGCTTGTCGTTTAACCTCGCAGGTCACCCGACCTGCTGAGCTGCGGTACTTCCCGAGACAGCGGAGACGGCCGTTCTCCACGCTTCGAGATGTCGAGTCACGAAGCACGAGAGAACGGCCGCTGCCTATGAGTCTCCCCGTCGACGCGCCCGCAGGCCGAGCATTGGGTCTCCTGTCCCGCTTTCGGGTTGAGTTCTACGAATGCCTCTACGCCCGCACGGACACACTCTTCGAGCTCACCGACGCGGTGCTGTGCGCGGATGGGCCGGTGAAGACCCTGGTCGAGCTGTCGCTCGCGGTCGAGCGCCGGCGTGGGCACGGCGCCCTGTACGCCGCGCTGGACCGGGGCTGGCTGGAGCCGGCCCGACTGCGTCGCACGCTGGCCGGCTTGCCGCTGCCGAAGGCGGCCGACGGCAGGATCGTGCTGGCCGTCGACGTGAGCAACTGGCTCCGCCCCGACGCCCCCACCAGCGACGACCGGCTCTTCTGCCACGTCTACGGACGCGGCGACCGCAAGACGGACCAGTTCGTGCCGGGCTGGCCGTACTCCTTCGTCGCCGCCCTGGAGGCCGGCCGCACCTCCTGGGTCGCGCTGCTGGACGCTGTGCGCCTCGGGCCGGCCGACGACTCAACCACCGTCACCGCCGCCCAACTGCGTGATGTCGTCGAGCGGTTGACACAGGCCGGACACTGGCAGCCCGGCGATCCCAAGGTCCTGATCACGATGGACTCCGGCTGCGACGTCGCCTACCTCTCCCACGCTCTCGCGGACCTGCCGGTCGTCCTGATCGGACGCCTGCGCTCGGACCGCGTCATGCTCCGCGACCCCGGCCCCGCCCGCTCCGGGCCGAAAGGCGGACGGCCGCGTCGGCACGGTGGCGTCCTCACCTTCGCGAAGCCCGAGAGCTGGCATCAGCCCGAGGTCACCACGGGCATCGACGCCGCAGAACCGGTGGTCACCGCGTCCGTGTTCAAGGTCCCCGTCGGGCTGGAACTCGCCCGGCAGGCGGCCGATGGCGCCGTCGATCTTGCCGAGCGAGTCACGGTGGCACCGGGACGCTCGACCCCCGGTTCGTACGGCCTCGCCACGTTTCACCAGGAGGTCACGATGTCCTGGCACGACCTGGCTGTGCTGATGATCGGTGTCAGCGACAACATCGCCACCGACCTCATCCTCGAAAGGGTGGGCAAGGCTGCGGTTGCCGAGTCGTTGGAGCGACTGGAGCTTCCGCAGACGGCGGTCCCGCACCGGGACGACGAGCGGATCCTGGCCGCGTTGCCGGCCGAACGGATCCGCGAGCTGCGCGCACTGACTCCCGAAGCGACCTGCCGGACCAGCGCACAGGAGCCACTCGCTTGCTGGGACTGATCTGGCGCGACGAAGCCGCGCCCGCTGCGGCCTGCGCGGATGTCCGGCGCTGGACGGAACTACAAGTGTGGCCGCACAGGCTGCGTTCCGGCTTCGGCGACGAGGTCAGGGTCAGCGGCAAGACCGGCACCCTTCCCACGG
This genomic interval from Streptomyces sp. NBC_00376 contains the following:
- a CDS encoding TetR/AcrR family transcriptional regulator C-terminal domain-containing protein; translated protein: MTKLNREIVVSEALDLLDEVGLDMVSTRRLAKRLGVEQPSLYWYFRTKKDLLAAMAEAAMAPHAAAPLPMPDDDWRDWFLDNTRSFRRTLLMRRDGARLHAGSTPANDLDQIRRKMDFLITSGVPERDAQMAMLTASRFTVGSVLEEQADADSGDGSDSPADMPVIDYESAFEAGLTLILDGLVCRTAIGDR